CCCGCAGCAAGTAGGGTTGGTTGCCGTGGCCTTGACAATCGGAATTGTGGGACTGCCCAACGTGGGCAAGTCGACCCTCTTCAACGCGTTGACCCGCAACCAGGTGCTGGCGGAGAACTACCCGTTCGCCACAATCGAGCCGAATGTGGGCGTGGTCGCCTTGCCGGACAAGCGCCTGCCGGTGCTGGCGTTGCTTTTCAAATCGGCGAAGGTGGTCCCGGCCACGGTCAGTTTCGTGGATATCGCCGGGATTGTGCGGGGCGCCTCGCAGGGGGAGGGGCTGGGCAACCAGTTCCTCGCGAACATCCGCGAGGCGGACGCGATTTGCCAGGTCATTCGCGTGTTTGACGACCCGGACATAGTTCACGTCGAAGGCCGGGTGGACGCCGCGGCGGACATTGAGACCATCAACACGGAGCTGATCCTGGCGGACCTGCAGACCCTTGAGAAGGCGGAGGCCCGCCTTGAGAAGGAGGTCCGGATCAAGCGGGGCGACCCGGCGGTGCTGGCGGCGTTGCTCAAGGCGAAGGATTTCCTGGATAACGGCACCACCCTGTACGCGGCGGCGAGGCAAGGGCTGCTGGATTTGGCCCCGTTGCGGGAGTTCTCGTTTATGACCGCCAAGCCGTTCATCTATGTTTTCAACGCCGACGATGCCGTGCTGGCGTCCCCAGAGCGCACCGCCCTTTTGCGGGAGCTCGTCTCGCCCGCCGAGGCCATCATCCTGGACGCCAAATTCGAAGCCGACCTTGTCGAGTTGGAGCCCGAGGACGCGGCCGAATTGCTGGCCGAGTCTGGCCAGCCGGAATCCGGTCTGGACCACTTGGCGCGAGTCGGCTTCGCCACCCTGGGATTGCAGACCTTCCTGACCGCCGGGCCGAAGGAATCCCGGGCTTGGACCATCCGGCGTGGCTGGACCGCGCCGCAGGCCGCGGGCGTTATCCACTCCGACTTCGAGCGGGGCTTCATCAAAGCCGAGGTGGTCTCCTTTGACGACCTGGTTTCCCTGGGCGGCCTGGCCGAGGCCCGCGCGGCCGGCAAACTCCGAATCGAGGGTAAGGACTACGTCATGGAAGACGGCGACGTGGTCGAGTTTCGTTTCAACGTGTGACGACTCACGTCGACAGGCGATCAGGCCGGTGACGGTCGCCATGGCGGTATGCTTTCGGTATGACTCAAAAGATCGCGGTGAGCTTGCCGGATGAACAGGTGGACTCGGCTCGACGGGCGGTCAACCAAGGCAGGGCCAAATCGGTGTCGGGATTCATCAGCGCCGCTATAGCTCGCGCTGAACAGGAGGACAGCCTGATCCAGCTGTTGGAGGATCTTGACCGGGAGCTGGGTCCGGTGAGTGAGGAGGATCTGGCATGGGCCGACCGCGAACTGGGCTTGGCGTGACGGGCCGGCACCGGTGACGGGATAACCCTGGACAGCGGGGCTCTGTTGGCTCTTGAGCGGGGCGCTACCGCGGTCCGCGCGTTGCTTCGCCGGGCTGCGGACAACGGCTTGGCGTTGTCCGTCCCCGCTGGGGTGGTCGCGCAGGCTTGGCGGGGCGGTCCGCGCCAGGCCCGTGTGGCGCGGCTGCTGCGGGATCCAAGGGTGGTGGTGGTCCCTCTGGACGCTGTAAGCGCTTGGGCTGTCGGCGTCCTTTGCGGGCGAAGCGGACATGGTGACATTGTCGATGTCCACGTCGCGTTGGACGCCAGGCAGCGGG
This genomic stretch from Bifidobacteriaceae bacterium harbors:
- the ychF gene encoding redox-regulated ATPase YchF, which codes for MALTIGIVGLPNVGKSTLFNALTRNQVLAENYPFATIEPNVGVVALPDKRLPVLALLFKSAKVVPATVSFVDIAGIVRGASQGEGLGNQFLANIREADAICQVIRVFDDPDIVHVEGRVDAAADIETINTELILADLQTLEKAEARLEKEVRIKRGDPAVLAALLKAKDFLDNGTTLYAAARQGLLDLAPLREFSFMTAKPFIYVFNADDAVLASPERTALLRELVSPAEAIILDAKFEADLVELEPEDAAELLAESGQPESGLDHLARVGFATLGLQTFLTAGPKESRAWTIRRGWTAPQAAGVIHSDFERGFIKAEVVSFDDLVSLGGLAEARAAGKLRIEGKDYVMEDGDVVEFRFNV